One segment of Leptodactylus fuscus isolate aLepFus1 chromosome 7, aLepFus1.hap2, whole genome shotgun sequence DNA contains the following:
- the CPSF7 gene encoding cleavage and polyadenylation specificity factor subunit 7 isoform X1, producing MADGADLIDIYADEEFMQVGETRAGAKRDESEFAAEQVDLYDDVLAVASLGSAHADGKTNEPTSPVQASSAESNKKSPAVLYTYNNVRKKASVYIGNFTWWTTDQQLLSAIRSVGIHDPVELKFAENRANGKSKGYAEVVVSSEASLSHILEQLPTKKVNGKKLDVRLANRQNLSFFEAIARKTEGVSNSKDSVDPADSFSGPTEPAVSSPRPETPKNVVPYFARPPFIENNSRIPVMSIPRPPISVPPPPSSALPNVYRAPPIPPLHYSHLMPPPPRLPPPLGMPPPGGVPPALHLNPAFFPPPNSLVGPPPDPYKMISNPYLHGRDMKLQQPPVSEAEFEELMNRNRAISRSALSNAVCGATSGDYANAIKTLETAIAVIKESRVANDDRCRVLLTSLRDCLHGIQDKANSCRKRHRSRDRSPSRSREGSSRRHRDPHEDRSDDYYHDRHRDKDRHR from the exons GAATCTGAATTTGCCGCAGAGCAGGTAGACTTGTACGATGATGTCTTAGCGGTTGCGTCTCTTGGATCGGCTCACGCTGACGGGAAGACGAATGAGCCGACGTCTCCTGTACAGGCCTCTTCAGCCGAATCTAACAAGAAGTCGCCGGCCGTATTGTACACGTACAATAACGTACGCAAGAAGGCCTCTGTGTATATAGGGAACTTCACATGG TGGACAACAGATCAGCAGCTCCTCTCTGCCATCCGCTCGGTTGGCATCCATGACCCCGTGGAACTGAAGTTTGCCGAAAACCGAGCAAATGGCAAATCAAAAGG GTACGCCGAGGTGGTCGTCTCTTCAGAAGCCTCCTTGAGTCACATTCTGGAACAGTTGCCTACGAAGAAGGTAAATGGAAAGAAGCTTGATGTGCGACTGGCAAACAGGCAAAACCTATCGTTCTTTGAGGCGATTGCACGCAAAA CGGAGGGCGTCTCTAATTCAAAGGACTCTGTGGACCCTGCAGATAGCTTCTCCGGCCCCACTGAGCCTGCCGTGTCTTCACCACGACCAGAGACTCCCAAAAATGTTGTGCCCTACTTTGCACGTCCACCGTTCATTGAGAACAATTCTCGCATCCCTGTTATGTCCATCCCTCGTCCCCCAATATCAGTTCCTCCgcctccttcatctgccttaCCTAATGTATATCGAGCGCCTCCAATTCCtcctctgcactactcccacctTATGCCCCCACCTCCAAGGCTGCCACCACCACTAGGAATGCCTCCACCAGGCGGGGTTCCTCCAGCACTTCACCTGAACCCTGCATTTTTTCCTCCTCCAAATTCCTTGGTCGGTCCACCACCAGATCCATACAAGATGATTTCCAATCCTTATCTACATGGGAG GGACATGAAACTTCAGCAACCCCCAGTCAGTGAAGCAGAGTTTGAAGAGTTAATGAACAGAAACCGAGCGATATCAAGGAGCGCTCTTTCCAATGCTGTATGTGGGGCGACGTCGG GAGATTATGCAAATGCCATAAAGACCCTAGAGACTGCTATAGCTGTTATAAAGGAGTCTCGTGTAGCCAATGATGATCGATGTCGTGTCCTCCTGACTTCTCTCAGAGATTGTCTACATGGAATACAGGACAAGGCCAACTCTTGCAG GAAGCGACACCGCTCCAGAGATAGATCACCCAGCCGGTCACGAGAAGGCAGCAGTCGACGTCACAGAGACCCACATGAAGATCGATCAGATGACTATTATCATGACCGGCATCGTGATAAGGACCGACATCGTTAA
- the CPSF7 gene encoding cleavage and polyadenylation specificity factor subunit 7 isoform X2, with protein MADGADLIDIYADEEFMQESEFAAEQVDLYDDVLAVASLGSAHADGKTNEPTSPVQASSAESNKKSPAVLYTYNNVRKKASVYIGNFTWWTTDQQLLSAIRSVGIHDPVELKFAENRANGKSKGYAEVVVSSEASLSHILEQLPTKKVNGKKLDVRLANRQNLSFFEAIARKTEGVSNSKDSVDPADSFSGPTEPAVSSPRPETPKNVVPYFARPPFIENNSRIPVMSIPRPPISVPPPPSSALPNVYRAPPIPPLHYSHLMPPPPRLPPPLGMPPPGGVPPALHLNPAFFPPPNSLVGPPPDPYKMISNPYLHGRDMKLQQPPVSEAEFEELMNRNRAISRSALSNAVCGATSGDYANAIKTLETAIAVIKESRVANDDRCRVLLTSLRDCLHGIQDKANSCRKRHRSRDRSPSRSREGSSRRHRDPHEDRSDDYYHDRHRDKDRHR; from the exons GAATCTGAATTTGCCGCAGAGCAGGTAGACTTGTACGATGATGTCTTAGCGGTTGCGTCTCTTGGATCGGCTCACGCTGACGGGAAGACGAATGAGCCGACGTCTCCTGTACAGGCCTCTTCAGCCGAATCTAACAAGAAGTCGCCGGCCGTATTGTACACGTACAATAACGTACGCAAGAAGGCCTCTGTGTATATAGGGAACTTCACATGG TGGACAACAGATCAGCAGCTCCTCTCTGCCATCCGCTCGGTTGGCATCCATGACCCCGTGGAACTGAAGTTTGCCGAAAACCGAGCAAATGGCAAATCAAAAGG GTACGCCGAGGTGGTCGTCTCTTCAGAAGCCTCCTTGAGTCACATTCTGGAACAGTTGCCTACGAAGAAGGTAAATGGAAAGAAGCTTGATGTGCGACTGGCAAACAGGCAAAACCTATCGTTCTTTGAGGCGATTGCACGCAAAA CGGAGGGCGTCTCTAATTCAAAGGACTCTGTGGACCCTGCAGATAGCTTCTCCGGCCCCACTGAGCCTGCCGTGTCTTCACCACGACCAGAGACTCCCAAAAATGTTGTGCCCTACTTTGCACGTCCACCGTTCATTGAGAACAATTCTCGCATCCCTGTTATGTCCATCCCTCGTCCCCCAATATCAGTTCCTCCgcctccttcatctgccttaCCTAATGTATATCGAGCGCCTCCAATTCCtcctctgcactactcccacctTATGCCCCCACCTCCAAGGCTGCCACCACCACTAGGAATGCCTCCACCAGGCGGGGTTCCTCCAGCACTTCACCTGAACCCTGCATTTTTTCCTCCTCCAAATTCCTTGGTCGGTCCACCACCAGATCCATACAAGATGATTTCCAATCCTTATCTACATGGGAG GGACATGAAACTTCAGCAACCCCCAGTCAGTGAAGCAGAGTTTGAAGAGTTAATGAACAGAAACCGAGCGATATCAAGGAGCGCTCTTTCCAATGCTGTATGTGGGGCGACGTCGG GAGATTATGCAAATGCCATAAAGACCCTAGAGACTGCTATAGCTGTTATAAAGGAGTCTCGTGTAGCCAATGATGATCGATGTCGTGTCCTCCTGACTTCTCTCAGAGATTGTCTACATGGAATACAGGACAAGGCCAACTCTTGCAG GAAGCGACACCGCTCCAGAGATAGATCACCCAGCCGGTCACGAGAAGGCAGCAGTCGACGTCACAGAGACCCACATGAAGATCGATCAGATGACTATTATCATGACCGGCATCGTGATAAGGACCGACATCGTTAA